Below is a window of Conger conger chromosome 16, fConCon1.1, whole genome shotgun sequence DNA.
TGTAATGGTACATGAGTATGTTTAGAGCAGGAACATGTAATGGTACATGAGTATGTTTAGAGCAGGAACATGTAATGGCACGTGAGTATGTTTAGAGCAGGAACATGTAACGGTACATGAGTATGTTTACAGAGCAGGAACATGTAATGGTACATGAGTATGTTTACAGAGCAGGAACATGTAACGGTACATGAGTATGTTTACAGAGCAGGAACATGAAACGGTACATGAGTATGTTTACAGAGCAGGAACATGTAACGGTACATGAGTATGTTTACAGAGCAGGAACATGTAATGGTACATGGGTATGTTTAGAGCAGGAACATGTAATGGTACATGAGTATGTTTAGAGCAGGAACATGTAATGGCACGTGAGTATGTTTAGAGCAGGAACATGTAACGGTACATGAGTATGTTTAGAGCAGGAACATGTAACGGTACATGAGTATGTTTAGAGCAGGAACATGTAATGGTACGTGAGTATGTTTACAGAGCAGGAACATGTAACGGTACATGAGTATGTTTACAGAGCAGGAACATGTAATGGTACGTGAGTATGTACACAGAGCAGGAACATGTAATGGTACGTGAGTATGTTTAGAGCAGGAACATGTAATGGTACATGAGTATGTTTACAGAGCAGGAACATGTAATGGTACGTGAGTATGTACACAGAGCAGGAACATGTAACGGTACATGAGTATGTTTAGAGCAGGAACATGTAACGGTACATGAGTATGTTTAGAGCAGGAACATGTAATGGTACGTGAGTATGTTTAGAGCAGGAACATGTAATGGTACATGAGTATGTTTAGAGCAGGAACATGTAACGGTACATGAGTATGTTTAGAGCAGGAACATGTAACGGTACGTGAGTATGTTTAGAGCAGGAACATGTAATGGTACATGAGTATGTTTAGAGCAGGAACATGTAACGGTACATGAGTATGTTTAGAGCAGGAACATGTAATGGTACGTGAGTATGTTTAGAGCAGGAACATGTAATGGTACGTGAGTATGTTTACAGAGCAGGAACATGTAACGGTACATGAGTATGTTTACAGAGCAGGAACATGTAATGGTACATGAGTATGTTTACAGAGCAGGAACATGTAATGGTACGTGAGTATGTTTAGAGCAGGAACATGTAACGGTACATGAGTATGTTTAGAGCAGGAACATGTAACGGTACGTGAGTATGTTTACAGAGCAGGAACATGTAACGGTACGTGAGTAATGCAGAGCAGGATTCTGTATTTACCTGCCATCCTGAGCATCATGGCCTGCAGGGGAGTGATGGCTTTGGTCTTCTTCACcaccctcttcttcctcctctctctggcagGAGGGGGCCCCATGTCGGCAAACCGCACACTGCGCCCCACACCTTGAGCAATaaaaatgcagatatttgtatttcattatttcatacaTTAGGAGGGCATTGTGTGCTCAGTacatatgcatttttaatagaAAAGACATTAGATCTAATAATTTTatacccatccatccatccatccatccatccattatctgaacccgcttaccctgatcagggtcgcaggggggctggagcctatcccagcatacattgggcgaaaggcaggaatacaccctggacaggtcgccagtccatcgcagggcacacgcaccattcactcacacactcatgcctacgggcaatttagactctccaatcggcctaacctgcatgtctttggactgtgggaggaaaccggggaCTTTTATACCccacaagaaaaaaacatggatCTCAAAACAGAGAaaggtcatttaaaaaaatagcttAACTTATTTGTTATTTGATTTGAAAAAGGTTGATAACTTTGTTTATaaatctcttcaggctacacctttccctccctaactcaccaccatgattagccttagactgtaatggcacttatgtatagattgtatagatattgttacttgtatagatattgttgttttttattggctgttgtattgttgtattcagggtattctagctgccaactgtggtgtgctagtttggaagttgattgtactcttcaagggttctgattatctgtgtttacactaggactcggaactgtactgtccccccagtcctcttcgcacttatacttgtgtttgatctgcactttgttgtacgtcgctctgggtaagagcgtctgctaaatgccatgtaatgtaatgtaaatacaatGGATCAACGCACTATGGGATTGTTGGCTTTAACAGTCACTTGTTTGATCAAAAACCAAAGCGTTCAGCTggaatgcaaatacatttttctacatTTATGCAGACCAATAACTATAAAAACCATCAATTCGACAATTGTGTAAAAGCACTCCCATTCTTTCTCACCGGTGGGTTTGTCCACTGCCATAtccctctcttcatctctttctctccctctgtcctctgctcggtccctcctcctctcttcctctcctccctcctccctctctccctcgctgtcATCCTCGGAGTCGCTCTCGTCCTCCTCTCcgtcttccccctctccctcgctctcgctCCCGCTCTCTCGCGTCTCCATGGGGGCGTCGGTGTCAGCGGGGTCAGCGGTGTCCGCCAGGCCTGGAGGAAATAAATGCACTTATACACTAAACAACCTGCTTAACTGGGCTAGCATGTGCTCCAATACAACCATGCGCTAAGCGGGTTAGCATTCATGCTCatataacaatataacaatGTGGCGTGAGTGAGTAAGCGTGGCTAACTGGGTTAGCATGTGCTCCAATACAACCATGTGCAAACCGGGTTAGCATTCAGGCTCATATAACAGTGGCTAAGTGAGTAAGTGTGGCTTACTGGGTTAGCAATTGCTCTAATAAACACATCCACACCATGTGCCAACTGGGTTAGGTATAGCACTCATACCAATATGGCTTAGTGAGTAAGCATGTACCCTTATAGTCTCCATAATACAGAGGTGACTAACTGGGTTTGCATATGCTCAAATACACCCATTCAACCATGTGCTCAACAGGTTATAGCATGTGCTCTAAAACACTCATTCAGCGATGTGCTAACTGGTTAGCATGTGCTCTAAGACACTCATTCAGCGATGTGCTAACAGGGTTAGCATGTGCTGTCAGGTGAGCTGTACCCGTGTCGGGGCTGTAGTGCTGGACCCTGCGGGAGCCGTACAGCTGCAGGacctgggggggcgggggccctgggggggggccagggggctTTTTGCCTGGGGGTAACCGGGGAACCCCCGCTACATCGGCTGCTGTGGGCACAGCGGGTGGAACAAAGGAACCTTTCCTGTGGGACAGAAACAGAGGAGCTTACAGACCACGGCCCAAAAGCAGAAACCCAAACATACAGCTCTTCAGCACAGCGCGACTTACTGACTCAGCTCTTTGGTAAAGTGAAATAACTGACGCACATTTACTGGGCTTGTATTGTAATTACTGACCCAAATGTAATGTTCCTTGGCATATTATAATTGCTGAACCAAATGTAATGTTCTTCGGCATACTGTAATTACTGACCCTTACACACTGCTTTCTGGAATGGTGGAATTACTGACCCAAACGCACTGCTTTCTGGAATGGTGTAATTACTGACCCAAACGCACTGCTTTCTGGCATAGCGTGATTACTGACCCAAACGCACTGCTTTCTGGATTACTGACCCAAACGCACTGCTTTCTGGCATAGTGTGATTACTGACCCAAACGCACTGCTTTCTGGATTACtgacccaaacacactgctttCTGGCATGGTGTGATTACTGACCCAAACGCACTGCTTTCTGGCATGGTGTGATTACTGACCCAAACGCACTGCTTTCTGGCATGGTGTAATTACTGACCCAAACGCACTGCTTTCTGGCATGGTGTGATTACTGACCCAAACGCACTGCTTTCTGGCATGGTGTAATTACTGACCCAAACGCACTGCTTTCTCGCATGGTGTGATTACTGACCCAAACGCACTGCTTTCTGGCATGGTGTGATTACtgacccaaacacactgctttCTGGCATGGTGTGATTACTGACCCAAACGCACTGCTTTCTGGCATGGTGTAATTACTGACCCAAACACTGCTTTCTGGCATGGTGTGATTACTGACCCAAATGCACTGCTTTCTGGCATGGTGTAATTACTGACCCAAACGCACTGCTTTCTGGCATGGTGTAATTACTGACCCAAACGCACTGCTTTCTGGCATGGTGTGATTACTGACCCAAATGCACTGGTCTTCTTCAGAATGGACGGGGGCTGGGCTCCGGGCAGGGGGATGTCCTGGATGAGGATGCTGGAGGGGGCGTGAGGCATTTCGGGGAGTGGGATACTGTCCACTTCCACCAGCTCAGCATtctgagagaggacagagggagaagATAATGAGATGTAGCTAAAATAACCCTGAAGTGGATGAAACGCATTATAGCGTTATATGTGGCTTTTAGCACAGTTTACGTTTATTCAGTTGGCTTGCAGTTTGTACTCCCAAAATTGTAGGTCCTGTAAGCACTCTGGaaaaacagacctgggtcaaattgttttgtattcaaatacttttcttacctggtgcaactgagccaaccaagaggaccagaaggaggGGTTTGaactttttgaaagtatttcataggttccaatactaaaagctcagtaaagcgtagaaaaacACTTGAGTCCAAAACAATGTTGTATTTGAGCCTGGTCTGGTAGAGCGGGAGGTGAGCTCACCCTGAGAGAGCGGGAGTAGAGCGGGTGGTGAGCTCACCCTGAGAGAGCGGGAGTAGAGCGGGTGGTGAGCTCACTCTGAGAGAGCGGGAGTAGAGCGGCAGGTGAGCTCACCCTGAGAGAGCGGGAGTAGAGCGGGTGGTGAGCTCACTCTGAGAGAGCGGGAGTAGAGTGGCAGGTAAGCTCACCCTGAGAGAGCGGGAGTAGAGCGGGAGGTGAGCTCACCTTGACGGAGTTGAAGTAGAGGGCCAGCTGCCCGCGCTTGCTCTCATAGTCCAGCTCTATTTTGCGCAGCTCCTTGTACATCTCCGGGTTCTCTCGCTCGTAGAGCCGCACGATTCGCTCAAAGGTCTCCCGCAGCTTCTTCCTCTTGTCGCGCAGAACCTTCTCGTTCAGCAGTGGCACCTGCACCGGGTTGAACTCTGACCCCGAGGGGCAAAGCCAGGGTCAGCATACGGACACATACGTTCTACTGCATGTGCACCTACATGCATGAGCGTGCACCCATACATACTCAACATGCGTGGCACGCAAACAAATCTTCTCATTAACAATATAAAGGAGctcatgataataataacaaaaatgatCATATGAGCAGGACGAGACTATTTCAATTTCTGTATAATCTTTCAGGCCTTATTTGCCCACTTAACTACACAATCAGGGCATTCAGCATTCAGTCAAGCTTGAACGAGCCTGCTGGTTTATCCATGACAAGACCTGAAAAGAAGAGTAAAGTCTGAACTAAACCCAGACTAAGAGCTGGGCTTTGACTCTCACCCATCTCGTCCAGCTTCTCCATGTCGCGGATGATCTGCCGCGGGTCCTTCATCTTCAGCACCGCCGTGCGCACCATCATGCGCTGCTTCTTATTCTGCGAGTTAAACAGACAGTCagaaccacagccacagccacaccaTCATGCGCTGCTTCTTATTCTGCGAGTTAAACAGACAGTCagaaccacagccacagccacaccaTCATGTGCTGCTTCTTATTCTGCGAGTTAAACAGACAGTCagaaccacagccacagccacagccacagccacaccaTCATGCGCTGCTTCTTATTCGGCGGGTTAAACAGACAGTCagaaccacagccacagccacagccacaccaTCATGCGCTGCTTCTTATTCGGCGGGTTAAACAGACAGTCagaaccacagccacagccacagccacaccaTCATGCGCTGCTTCTCATTCGGCAGGTTAAACAGACAGTcagaaccacagccacaaccagaGTCACAGCCACACCAACATGTGCTGCTTCTTATTCTGAGGGTTAAACGGACAGTCACCGTCACACCTCCGCATTAAGCCTCAGAAGAGTTGGTTTTTCAGTCTTGTTTttaaagcaccccccccccatattctccaatctcattcacccatattCTGCAGCTAGGTCACTGAGGTCTTCCACCCAACtgctcctctctgttcctctgtctcgGCTAAAGCTAAAGGGTGACGGCTTTTGCTGGGGCCGCACCGAGACTGTGGAACAAACTGCCTCTCTCCATCAGGTCTGCACCGTCCATATACAACTTCAAATCTCGCTGCTTTTCTCTTGCTTTTAATTCGACAAGAActgtctttgttgttgtttttgttcttgtatCTTCATGTATTCTTATTGCAGTGctgtgtattttgtttaaatataattagtagtataattagtataattagtagACAAATGTacattaatttttaaataaatgtgacttGACTTTCTGGAATGTTTCTTCAAATGTTTAAATCAGTGTTCTACAACCCATTGTTTTCAATCACCAGTAGTGAACAATACATCAGTATTAAGTTCAGTTAAGAACCAGACTGGAGTGTTATACAGCCAATACCAACTACACCAGTGTGGTAAAAAGctaatcacaaacacaccagcactgaCATAAACCGTGTAGGTGTAGGGCAGTATGGTGCCAATGTGTAACGCAGTTCACCAAGGCCTGCTGCTCTTACCTTCTTAAGCTCCCTCTTACGAGCCTCTTTCCCTGGAGAAACACAAAGTTGGAGTGGGGTGAATCAGATGCTTCACATCAACCAGTGAAAAAGTAGAACTGTCGTTTGAGTTTACTGTCATGGATCTCCATCATTATAATCAGCAGCAAGCAACTTACTGGCCTGGTCTGTGGGGTTCATGAACTTCCCACTCTTGGTGGAAGAGGTGGAGCGCCTCCCCATGGTTACGCCGAGTTTGCGTCACCCTGAAAGAGAAGGTAGCGGTCATTAGCATAGTGCTCTGAAACAGCCAAccccacaaccacaacaacactgCAATGTAACTAATGTACACCCAATACGTACTGTGAATACAACTGTAGCGTCTGATTGCATGGTGCAATCTCCCATACAGGCTGCACCTTTCGCAGCATGTACAATTATGCAACACGAAATCTGACATGCAAACCTACCAGACATtctacacacaaaacacaagctTAAAGCTTTTTTATTCTCTACACAAAAGTGATACAATCAGGTGCTATATACATGGTAGCGCGAGAACTACCTGGACCACGTATCTCTTCATTcgtttctcacacacaaaacagcaaACATTGTAACTTTTAATGAGCTAGTTAACCAGCTAAAAAACGTGCTTAATATTGAAGATCAACACAGGGCATGCTGGTTGCAGCTATCCACAGCAATTGCGAGTCCATATAATGCTAGCAACGTGACATAAATAATGGTAGCTAGgtgttagctagctataacTACATCTATCAATCGTTTACCTTTCTCCTGATGAAAGTCGTAAGCAATGTTGTTAGCCACCTATctctttccttttcattgaaccttcccttttgattttgttttagcGAAACTTACTTCTCTAACGCGTCTCTACCCTTTTCCTAGGATTTTGTGATAACGGCTAATCCACAAAACGCTGGAATCTGATGTTGTCCGCCATATTTTACATCACATCCGGAAACAGACAACGCTTCCGTTTTCTTCTTCAGTTGATTTAAATGACGGTCATTATAACTTGATAGAGGCATATCGCCACCTACTGCAACGGAGTGTGAAGTGTTTATATGAGGTCGTCACGTCCTCCTTTCTTAATTGCTCAGTATACacattttcaaatcaaaatgttCACTTCCCTACCCCCAGTATTGTTATTTTACAGCATAGTGTACAATTACATTGTCCCACATGCCCTCTCATCGCTTCACATTAAATcaaaattaaaattttatttgtcatttttaccAGCAAGCAACAAGGTTGGAGCGGTCCGTGAACTCAGGGCAAGGGAAGGTCAGCTGCCacagggaaaaaagaaacatggcAGGGGAAGGATAGGCACTGCAGAAATTATCAGTACAAATAATGTACTGTCTGTATGCCAAAGCCCCAACCCAATTTCAATCAATGTTCCTACCCTGCAGTGGCTAACTCTGTCAATGCAGTAATGAGACTATGCTAAGCTATGTCTGTGCTATATCCCTGAACTTTGAGCTGGGTTAGGCTGCTAAGCATATGTCTGGCCCTGCTGGCTAGAGAGGCAGAACTGCTAGGATGCCCTGGCCCACTCAGCAATCCAGACCTTCTGCATTTAAGTTCCTAAACTCTGTGATTCAACTTGGCCATTTGTCCAATAACCAAGAATCACCTCCCTCTACACCCGCTCTCCTAGACTCAATACACAATCAGAAGAGTAACAACTGCAATATGGAAAGCCCCCGGGCACCATAATATAGCAGCATAACTAAAATATGTGAAGAGAGTGGTGCGCACAACCACAAGAGTGACCCTGAACTGACCATACTCCAAAATGGTAGAGAGCAAACCTGAGCATTCACATGCAGTGGCAGTGGAACAGCATAGTCAGCACACAATGGGCACataatttgtacagtacatcaGTACTCTGTGGACTGTTTCTGGCACCACACATTGTGCATAATTGCCTGTCTCTTGTTTCTCTATCCCGAATAACATGAGGTTCAACTCCAAGCAACCAAATCTTGGCCTTGTCATTATTACCTCATCCCGTCTGCACGTCCTTTGATTGCCCTCAGGGCCACAGCTATGAATTCTCAGGCCCTGGACAAAATACATAGGGAGGGTcccccaaaatgtatttttgaacaAATTACAAGTAGTTACACTGTGTATCCAGGATCTCTTCAGACCTGGAAAGTGTCCCAGTTGAATTCCAATCCACTCCAATGCTAAAATGAAGCCCACTGCTTCTGCTGTGTAGACCAATTTTCTCACAGCTTATTAAATACTCTTGctttaaaacaaacacattacgTTCCTGATCCTACGTTTCCTGCACAAAATTTGCATTCAATAGGGCTTGATGCCCACGGCACAATATTTCCATGGTGTTAATTAAGGTTTGAATGTGTGAGGCCATAGGTTTAATGCTCTGTACATTCTGGCTGTGGTGATGCCAGGGAATGTGGAGGTTGTGCATTTCTTGTGATATAGTTTGCATTGTTTTGAAGAGTATTGTAACAATAAGGGTGATCGTACCAGACAGTAACACAGATACCAGGCAGAAACTTGAGACACAATGTTGTGAATGATGGGAACTTTATTACCCTACCGATAAACTAAAGATTAAGGATACAAATGATGCAATATTAAGATCTACCACAAAGTAAGTTCACACAGAGAGGTAAAAGCATCCACAAAAAATGGAAAAGCAAAGAAAGTGTAAGGTTACAGAATCATAAacaaatttaattttaagtgATCAATGCTCTCTTCTGCCTGATGCCCTATCATTTTCCTTCTAGTGCTCTGTCTATTTCTATGGTTTACCTATAGGTctatctcattctccctccctctctctccttctctctcaaaGTTTTGTTCTGTAGCCGTGTTCTTgactttattctttattctttaaGAACTTCTTTTAAAAACTTGTTTCAGTTGTGACTCCTTTGAATTTTATTAAGCCATATCACAAGTTGAAGGTATTTAGCTTACTTAGTGGTttaggaaggaaaaaaaagaaatgctctATATAAAATATTGCGTTTCAGGTGTCGGGAGGTGATGTATCTCCCCGTGTTTCTATGATTAAAAACACCCGGTGGAAAGGATTTGTCTTAAAACTCCTCAGCAGGGGAGATGGTGAAGGTGATTGGTTGAACAGCGTGAAGTTGAAGGTGATTGGTTGAAGGTTCAGCGCTCTAGAAGGGCAATGGTCCGTAATGGGCTTTGTAGGCTCTCACGATTCCGGCTGTCTCTGCCATGTGCTCACACGCCAAGTTCaactcacacacctctctcagacTGAGCGAGAGCAGGCCAGGGAGGAtagtgagaggagaggaagaaaagagaaagaaaaaaggatatTTAAGGTTAGACtttgcacacagcacacaatgtGCATAGGAATATAATTGAACTCCGTACATACATAGATGTGTGCCTGCTGGTGTCGTGTTGTGAAATTTGTATATTTGAAccagtaaaaatattttgcattacaTGGCCAAAATATGGTTTGACACATCAGACAGGTTTGTGCTCTCACACGTAGTCAGTAATATTTCAATAGAGGCATGAGAAGCTCTGAGTGCCAAAGGCAGTGGCCTGATATGTACAGTACCTCTCCAGCTGGGTGAGGGTCAGGGCAGGGGCAGCACGAGCTCTGGCAGGGGCTCTCTTCTGCCTCATGAGCGCTGAGGCTAGGTCCCTCTtcacaaacactgaaacacacacaaacatgcacacacacaggcacacacacacaccattcatgcgcagtaatgcacatacacagggtacaaacacaaagacacacacacacaccattcacacacacacacaccatacacgcaagcacacacacacatcattcacgcACAGCatacaatacacatacacagcatgcaaacacacacgacacatagtacacacacacacacatcattcacaatAGACATACACAGGatacaaacacaaagacacacacacacacacacacacacacacacacacacacacatacaccattaGTTAGTCAGATAGTTTGAAAGTTACTCATGTTCTACCACACCCTTCCAATATTCAACACTTCATATTTCTCTCATGACAAATTTAATCACAGATTCTATCAATCAATCAGATACTTAGGTGCATGTTCTTAAAACTGAAAGTTCTGGCTAGCATTGAACTCGAAACATTCCAAAGGGACTTGTTGCATTCATGAATAGGCATGGCCAAGTGTAATATTATGGCAATGGATATTCTGTTCTTGGATACAGCACAGTGAACTCCTGTTAGCAAAGGAAACCTCCAGCAGTTACGAAGCATAGGAGGGGGAAGGAATGCAGTAGCTGAGTGAGTCTAAATAATCTGTGtttatatcacacacacacccacacgcacacacactcaaacacacacactcacgcacacacacacacacacacacacacacacactcaatttcATATGATTAAATACGGCAGTGCCTTACCCTCATTATTTGGTCTGTCAGGTGAAGGGGCTGGCCCTGTACACAGAAGTGAAATACAGAGAAATTAATTATCATATTTAATACATCCTGATTAACTAATTCTCACAAGACTGATCACATCCCTCCCACATTAATACTGATAAACTCATTGTCAGAAATAACAGTGATGATATCACTCTCAGAGTAACACTGATAACTCCACTCTCCCATTAATACTGATATTTACACTCATGTTTACAGAAAATCATataaaaacatgcattacaACTGCGCCATTGctgattaatatattttattttattctattttgtgATTTAGACAGATTATTCtggcccccaccccaccccaccccatctccATCACCACAAAAAGAGATGGATATCTGAGTGGGAC
It encodes the following:
- the bglap gene encoding osteocalcin, with translation MKTLAVLVLCAVVSVCLSVKGPAPSPDRPNNEVFVKRDLASALMRQKRAPARARAAPALTLTQLESLREVCELNLACEHMAETAGIVRAYKAHYGPLPF